A genomic segment from Streptomyces antibioticus encodes:
- a CDS encoding acyl-CoA dehydrogenase family protein: MSAPPLKKPVVTEREARQVAEAAREQDWRKPSFAKELFLGRFRLDLIHPHPLPTEEAVRRGEQFLAKLRVFSETKIDGALIEREARIPDEVIDGLRELGALGMKIDPKYGGLGLTQVYYNKALALVGSASPAVGVLLSAHQSIGVPQPLKMFGTPEQKQRFLPRCATTAISAFLLTEPDVGSDPARLATSAVPDGEDYVLDGVKLWTTNGVVADLLVVMARVPQSEGHPGGITAFVVESDSPGITVENRNAFMGLRGIENGVTRFHRVRVPAANRIGPEGSGLKIALTTLNTGRLSLPASCVAAGKWSLKIAREWSAAREQWGKPIARHEAVGAKISFIAATTFALEAVLDLSSQMADEDRNDIRIEGALAKLFASEMGWRIADELVQIRGGRGFETADSLRARGERAVPAEQLLRDLRINRIFEGSTEIMHLLIAREAVDAHLSVAGDLIDPDKSLQDKARAGANAGVFYAKWLPKLVAGPGQLPSSYKEFRHGGTDLGAHLRFVERHARKLARSTFYAMSRWQGRMETKQSFLGRIVDIGAELFAMSAACVRAELLRSRGEHGREAYQLADAFCRQSRLRVDELFTRLWANTDDTDGVIVKAVMAGGHEWLEEGVVDPSGDGPWIADTTPGPSERENVHRPIG, encoded by the coding sequence ATGTCCGCACCACCCCTCAAGAAGCCCGTCGTCACCGAACGTGAGGCCCGTCAGGTCGCCGAGGCCGCCCGGGAACAGGACTGGCGCAAGCCGAGCTTCGCCAAGGAACTCTTCCTGGGCCGCTTCCGGCTCGACCTGATCCACCCTCACCCCCTCCCCACCGAGGAGGCGGTCCGGCGCGGCGAGCAGTTCCTGGCCAAACTCCGCGTGTTCAGCGAGACGAAGATCGACGGCGCGCTGATCGAGCGCGAGGCCAGGATCCCCGACGAGGTGATCGACGGCCTCAGGGAACTGGGCGCCCTCGGCATGAAGATCGACCCCAAGTACGGCGGTCTCGGCCTCACCCAGGTGTACTACAACAAGGCGCTGGCCCTGGTGGGCTCCGCGAGCCCCGCCGTCGGCGTGCTGCTCTCCGCGCACCAGTCGATCGGCGTGCCGCAGCCGCTGAAGATGTTCGGCACCCCCGAGCAGAAGCAGCGCTTCCTGCCGCGCTGCGCCACCACCGCCATCAGCGCCTTCCTGCTCACCGAGCCGGACGTCGGCTCCGACCCGGCCCGGCTCGCCACGAGCGCGGTGCCGGACGGCGAGGACTACGTCCTGGACGGTGTGAAGCTGTGGACCACCAACGGCGTGGTCGCCGACCTCCTGGTCGTGATGGCCCGGGTCCCCCAGAGCGAGGGCCACCCCGGCGGCATCACCGCCTTCGTCGTGGAGAGCGACTCGCCCGGCATCACCGTCGAGAACCGCAACGCCTTCATGGGCCTGCGCGGCATCGAGAACGGCGTCACCCGCTTCCACCGGGTCCGGGTCCCCGCCGCCAACCGCATCGGCCCCGAGGGCTCCGGTCTGAAGATCGCCCTGACCACCCTCAACACCGGCCGGCTCTCCCTGCCCGCGTCCTGCGTGGCCGCCGGCAAGTGGTCCCTGAAGATCGCCCGCGAGTGGTCGGCGGCCCGCGAGCAGTGGGGCAAGCCCATCGCCCGCCATGAGGCGGTCGGCGCCAAGATCTCCTTCATCGCGGCCACCACCTTCGCCCTGGAGGCGGTGCTCGACCTGTCCTCCCAGATGGCCGACGAGGACCGCAACGACATCCGCATCGAGGGCGCGCTCGCCAAGCTCTTCGCCTCCGAGATGGGCTGGCGGATCGCCGACGAACTCGTCCAGATCCGCGGCGGCCGCGGCTTCGAGACGGCCGACTCGCTGCGGGCCCGCGGCGAACGCGCGGTCCCCGCCGAGCAGCTCCTGCGCGACCTGCGCATCAACCGCATCTTCGAGGGCTCGACGGAGATCATGCACCTGCTGATCGCCCGCGAGGCCGTCGACGCCCATCTCTCCGTCGCCGGGGACCTCATCGACCCCGACAAGTCCCTCCAGGACAAGGCGAGGGCGGGCGCCAACGCCGGTGTCTTCTACGCCAAGTGGCTGCCGAAGCTGGTCGCGGGACCGGGCCAGTTGCCGTCCTCGTACAAGGAGTTCAGGCACGGCGGCACCGACCTCGGCGCGCATCTGCGCTTCGTCGAGCGCCACGCCCGCAAGCTGGCCCGCTCCACCTTCTACGCCATGTCCCGCTGGCAGGGCCGGATGGAGACCAAGCAGAGCTTCCTGGGCCGGATCGTCGACATCGGCGCCGAACTGTTCGCGATGAGCGCGGCCTGCGTCCGGGCCGAGCTGCTGCGCTCCCGCGGCGAGCACGGCCGTGAGGCGTACCAGCTCGCCGACGCCTTCTGCCGTCAGTCCCGGCTGCGCGTCGACGAACTCTTCACCCGCCTGTGGGCCAACACCGACGACACGGACGGCGTGATCGTCAAGGCGGTCATGGCGGGCGGCCACGAGTGGCTGGAGGAGGGCGTCGTCGACCCCTCGGGCGACGGCCCCTGGATCGCCGACACCACCCCGGGACCCAGCGAACGGGAGAACGTGCACCGCCCCATCGGGTGA
- a CDS encoding LacI family DNA-binding transcriptional regulator, whose protein sequence is MVTLAEVAQHAGVSASTVSYVLSGKRSISTTTRQRVEQSIRELGYHPNAGARALASSRSNIIALMVPLRTDMYVPVMMEIAIAVATTARAHGYDVLLLTGEEGPDAVRRVTRSGLADAMILMDVQLDDERLPLLRGAGRPSVLIGLPADTTGLTCVDLDFTATGALCVEHLASLGHRDVAVIGEAPAVYERHTGFAERTLDGLRARSRELGVRLLHRPCEGGYDAMAVTLARILDERPGTTGFVVQNESAVEPLLALLRQQGRAVPEDVSVVAVCPEQVAVQASVRLTSVAIPAQEMGRHAVERLVAKLDGRGTDDVVLLAPELTVRASSGPAPAAS, encoded by the coding sequence ATGGTCACCCTCGCCGAGGTCGCCCAGCACGCCGGAGTCTCGGCGAGCACGGTGAGCTATGTCCTCAGTGGCAAGCGGTCCATCTCCACGACCACCCGGCAGCGGGTCGAGCAGAGCATCCGCGAGCTGGGCTACCACCCCAACGCGGGCGCGCGCGCCCTGGCGAGCAGCCGGTCGAACATCATCGCGCTGATGGTGCCGCTGCGCACCGACATGTACGTGCCGGTGATGATGGAGATCGCCATCGCGGTGGCCACCACCGCCCGCGCCCATGGCTACGACGTCCTGCTGCTCACCGGCGAGGAGGGCCCCGACGCGGTCCGCCGGGTCACCCGCAGCGGGCTCGCCGACGCGATGATCCTGATGGACGTCCAGCTCGACGACGAACGGCTGCCGCTGCTGCGCGGCGCCGGCCGGCCCTCGGTGCTGATCGGACTGCCCGCCGACACCACCGGACTGACCTGCGTGGACCTCGACTTCACGGCGACCGGCGCGCTGTGCGTGGAGCATCTCGCCTCCCTCGGCCACCGCGATGTCGCCGTGATCGGCGAGGCCCCGGCGGTCTACGAACGGCACACCGGGTTCGCCGAGCGCACCCTCGACGGACTGCGCGCCCGCTCCCGGGAGCTGGGCGTACGGCTGCTGCACCGGCCCTGCGAGGGCGGGTACGACGCGATGGCCGTGACCCTGGCCCGCATCCTCGACGAACGGCCGGGCACCACCGGGTTCGTCGTGCAGAACGAGTCGGCGGTCGAACCGCTGCTCGCGCTGCTGCGCCAGCAGGGGCGGGCGGTGCCCGAGGACGTGTCGGTGGTCGCGGTCTGCCCCGAGCAGGTCGCGGTCCAGGCGTCGGTGCGGCTGACCTCGGTCGCCATCCCCGCGCAGGAGATGGGCCGGCACGCCGTGGAGCGGCTCGTCGCCAAGCTGGACGGCCGGGGCACGGACGACGTGGTGCTGCTGGCGCCCGAGCTGACGGTCCGGGCGAGTTCGGGTCCGGCACCGGCCGCCTCCTGA
- a CDS encoding glycoside hydrolase family 31 protein, giving the protein MNQPAEDQTGRATVSLAQSSPTVGTFRERDGALEWTGRQETLRIEPWGPDAVRVRARLGGPLLDDLPGALLPQAPPTSSSVKTEDGRGLLTVGALGVEVDSEGLVRFVRTADGTELLAEERAHFWWPGPRLYTPVGNGHHRLEQRFAAYDDEKLYGLGQHQHGRLDQKGLVLDLVQRNAEVTIPVLTSSRGYTLLWNNPAIGRVELAGNGTRWVADSARQIDYWITAGDPADGQRRYSAVTGRTPMLPEWAAGFWQCKLRYRTQDELLSVAREYRRRGLPLSAIVCDFFHWTHLGDWKFDPAEWPDPAAMVRELEELGVRLVVSVWPSVSPLSENHAVLEQRGHLIGTEYGPTAHADWPDKGVASTVQVAFYDATNPGARDFLWSRIRDNYLVPYGIKAFWLDACEPELKPGFQENLRYWAGPGLEVGNLYPADNARAFHDGLRAAGEEVITLNRSAWAGSQRYGAALWSGDIGADFATLRRQIAAGLNTALSGIPWWNTDIGGFHGGDPDDPAYREVMVRWFQFGALSPLMRLHGFRDPGMPLGPDMTGGPNEVWSYGEEAGAVLEAYLRLRERLRPYVLDVMREAHEEGLPPMRPLFLEFPGDPAAWSVDDAYLFGRDLLVAPVLTAGATSRTAYLPAGAVWTDAWTGETYPGGAAVTVDAPLERIPLFLRDGARLPVAG; this is encoded by the coding sequence GTGAATCAGCCTGCCGAAGACCAGACCGGCCGAGCCACCGTCAGCCTCGCGCAGTCCTCCCCCACCGTCGGCACCTTCCGGGAACGCGACGGCGCGCTGGAGTGGACCGGCCGTCAGGAGACCCTGCGGATCGAACCGTGGGGCCCCGACGCGGTCCGGGTCCGCGCCCGCCTCGGCGGCCCCCTGCTCGACGATCTGCCGGGCGCGCTGCTCCCGCAGGCGCCGCCGACGTCGTCCAGCGTGAAGACCGAGGACGGACGCGGGCTGCTGACCGTCGGCGCGCTGGGCGTCGAGGTGGACAGCGAGGGGCTGGTCCGCTTCGTGCGCACCGCCGACGGCACGGAGCTGCTCGCCGAGGAGCGCGCCCACTTCTGGTGGCCCGGCCCCCGTCTCTACACGCCCGTCGGCAACGGCCACCACCGGCTGGAGCAGCGGTTCGCCGCCTACGACGACGAGAAGCTGTACGGCCTGGGCCAGCACCAGCACGGGCGGCTCGACCAGAAGGGGCTGGTGCTCGACCTGGTGCAGCGCAACGCCGAGGTGACGATCCCGGTGCTCACCTCCAGCCGCGGCTACACCCTGCTGTGGAACAACCCGGCGATCGGCCGGGTGGAGCTGGCGGGCAACGGCACCCGCTGGGTGGCGGACTCGGCGCGCCAGATCGACTACTGGATCACGGCCGGGGATCCGGCGGACGGCCAGCGCCGCTACAGCGCGGTGACGGGCCGTACGCCGATGCTGCCGGAGTGGGCGGCGGGCTTCTGGCAGTGCAAGCTGCGCTACCGCACGCAGGACGAACTCCTTTCCGTGGCCCGGGAGTACCGGCGCCGGGGGCTGCCGCTGTCGGCGATCGTCTGCGACTTCTTCCACTGGACGCACCTGGGCGACTGGAAGTTCGATCCGGCCGAGTGGCCGGACCCGGCGGCGATGGTGCGGGAGCTGGAGGAGCTGGGCGTCAGGCTGGTGGTCTCCGTCTGGCCGTCGGTGTCCCCGCTGTCGGAGAACCACGCCGTGCTGGAGCAGCGCGGCCATCTCATCGGCACCGAGTACGGTCCGACGGCGCACGCCGACTGGCCGGACAAGGGCGTCGCGTCCACGGTCCAGGTGGCGTTCTACGACGCGACGAACCCCGGGGCGCGGGACTTCCTGTGGTCCCGGATCCGGGACAACTACCTTGTGCCGTACGGCATCAAGGCGTTCTGGCTGGACGCCTGCGAGCCGGAGCTGAAGCCGGGCTTCCAGGAGAACCTGCGGTACTGGGCGGGGCCCGGTCTGGAGGTCGGCAACCTCTACCCGGCGGACAACGCGCGCGCCTTCCACGACGGGCTGCGGGCCGCCGGCGAGGAGGTGATCACCCTCAACCGGTCGGCGTGGGCGGGCAGTCAGCGCTACGGCGCCGCCCTGTGGTCGGGTGACATCGGTGCCGACTTCGCCACCCTGCGCCGCCAGATCGCGGCCGGTCTCAACACCGCGCTGTCGGGCATCCCGTGGTGGAACACCGACATCGGCGGCTTCCACGGCGGCGATCCGGACGACCCGGCGTACCGGGAGGTCATGGTCCGCTGGTTCCAGTTCGGCGCGCTGTCCCCGCTGATGCGGCTGCACGGCTTCCGCGACCCGGGCATGCCGCTCGGCCCGGACATGACGGGCGGCCCCAACGAGGTGTGGTCGTACGGCGAGGAGGCCGGGGCGGTCCTGGAGGCGTATCTGCGGCTGCGGGAGCGGCTGCGGCCGTATGTGCTGGACGTGATGCGGGAGGCGCACGAGGAGGGGCTGCCGCCGATGCGGCCGCTGTTCCTGGAGTTCCCCGGCGACCCGGCGGCCTGGTCGGTCGACGACGCCTATCTCTTCGGCCGGGACCTGCTGGTGGCGCCGGTGCTGACGGCGGGCGCCACCAGCCGTACGGCGTATCTCCCGGCGGGGGCGGTGTGGACGGACGCGTGGACCGGTGAGACGTACCCGGGCGGGGCGGCCGTGACGGTCGACGCGCCGCTGGAGCGGATCCCGCTGTTCCTGCGGGACGGGGCGCGGCTGCCGGTGGCCGGATAG
- a CDS encoding M50 family metallopeptidase: MTTLMFILGILVFFVGLLFSIAWHELGHLSTAKLFGIRVPQYMVGFGPTLWSRHKGETEYGVKAIPLGGYIRMIGMFPPGADGRVTARSTSPWRGMIEDARSAAYEELRPGDETRMFYTRKPWKRVIVMFAGPFMNLILAIGLFLTVLMGFGIQQETTSVASVSPCVIAQSENRDTCKSTDKPSPAEAAGLKKGDKIVSFDGVATAQWATLSDLIRDSAGKNVAIVVERGGEKVTLHATIATNQVAKKDSAGTYVKGEYVTAGFLGFSAATGVVKQDFGGSVSWMTDRVGDAVDSLIALPAKIPALWDATFGDAPREPDSPMGIVGAARVTGEIATLDIPASQQLAMAVFVVAGFNLSLFLFNMLPLLPLDGGHIAGALWESLRRGIAKVLRRPDPGPFDVAKLMPVAYVVAGIFVCFTLLVLIADVVNPVKIS; encoded by the coding sequence ATGACGACCCTGATGTTCATCCTCGGGATTCTGGTCTTCTTCGTGGGCCTGCTCTTCTCGATCGCCTGGCACGAGCTGGGCCACCTCTCCACGGCCAAGCTGTTCGGCATCCGCGTGCCCCAGTACATGGTCGGCTTCGGCCCCACCCTCTGGTCGCGGCACAAGGGCGAGACCGAGTACGGCGTCAAGGCCATCCCGCTCGGCGGCTACATCCGCATGATCGGCATGTTCCCGCCCGGCGCGGACGGCCGGGTCACCGCCCGCTCCACCTCCCCCTGGCGCGGCATGATCGAGGACGCCCGCTCCGCCGCCTACGAGGAGCTGCGCCCCGGCGACGAGACGCGCATGTTCTACACGCGCAAGCCGTGGAAGCGCGTCATCGTCATGTTCGCCGGACCGTTCATGAACCTGATCCTCGCGATCGGCCTGTTCCTCACCGTGCTCATGGGCTTCGGCATCCAGCAGGAGACCACCAGCGTCGCCTCGGTCTCGCCCTGCGTCATCGCGCAGAGCGAGAACCGCGACACCTGCAAGAGCACCGACAAGCCCTCCCCGGCCGAGGCGGCGGGCCTGAAGAAGGGCGACAAGATCGTCTCCTTCGACGGGGTGGCCACCGCCCAGTGGGCCACCCTCTCCGACCTCATCCGCGACAGCGCCGGCAAGAACGTGGCGATCGTCGTCGAGCGCGGCGGCGAGAAGGTCACCCTGCACGCCACGATCGCCACCAACCAGGTCGCCAAGAAGGACTCCGCCGGCACCTACGTCAAGGGCGAGTACGTCACCGCCGGCTTCCTCGGCTTCAGCGCGGCCACCGGCGTGGTCAAGCAGGACTTCGGCGGCTCCGTGTCCTGGATGACCGACCGCGTCGGCGACGCCGTCGACTCCCTGATCGCCCTGCCCGCCAAGATCCCCGCCCTGTGGGACGCCACCTTCGGCGACGCCCCCCGCGAGCCCGACTCCCCGATGGGCATCGTCGGCGCCGCCCGCGTCACCGGCGAGATCGCCACGCTGGACATCCCCGCCTCGCAGCAGCTCGCCATGGCCGTCTTCGTGGTCGCCGGCTTCAACCTCTCCCTGTTCCTGTTCAACATGCTCCCGCTCCTCCCGCTCGACGGCGGCCACATCGCGGGCGCCCTGTGGGAGTCGCTGCGCCGAGGCATCGCCAAGGTGCTGCGCCGCCCGGACCCGGGCCCGTTCGACGTGGCGAAGCTGATGCCGGTGGCCTATGTGGTGGCCGGAATCTTCGTCTGCTTCACGCTCCTGGTCCTGATCGCGGACGTGGTGAACCCGGTGAAGATCTCCTGA
- the ispG gene encoding flavodoxin-dependent (E)-4-hydroxy-3-methylbut-2-enyl-diphosphate synthase has translation MTAISLGMPSVPTRVAERRKSRQIQVGSVAVGGDAPVSVQSMTTTRTSDIGSTLQQIAELTASGCQIVRVACPTQDDADALATIARKSQLPVIADIHFQPKYVFAAIEAGCAAVRVNPGNIKQFDDKVKEIAKAARDHGTPIRIGVNAGSLDRRLLQKYGKATPEALVESALWEASLFEEHDFRDIKISVKHNDPVVMIEAYRQLAAQCDYPLHLGVTEAGPAFQGTIKSAVAFGALLSQGIGDTIRVSLSAPPVEEVKVGNQILESLNLKQRGLEIVSCPSCGRAQVDVYKLAEEVTAGLTGMEVPLRVAVMGCVVNGPGEAREADLGVASGNGKGQIFVKGEVIKTVPESKIVETLIEEAMKLAEQMEAEGIASGEPSVSVAG, from the coding sequence ATGACTGCGATTTCTCTCGGCATGCCGTCCGTTCCGACCAGGGTTGCCGAGCGCCGCAAGAGCCGGCAGATCCAGGTCGGCTCCGTCGCGGTCGGCGGTGACGCCCCGGTCTCCGTGCAGTCGATGACCACGACCCGCACGTCCGACATCGGCTCGACCCTCCAGCAGATCGCCGAGCTGACCGCCTCCGGCTGCCAGATCGTCCGCGTCGCCTGCCCCACCCAGGACGACGCCGACGCCCTCGCGACCATCGCCCGCAAGTCGCAGCTCCCCGTCATCGCCGACATCCACTTCCAGCCGAAGTACGTGTTCGCGGCGATCGAGGCCGGCTGCGCCGCGGTCCGCGTGAACCCGGGCAACATCAAGCAGTTCGACGACAAGGTCAAGGAGATCGCCAAGGCCGCGCGCGACCACGGCACTCCCATCCGCATCGGCGTGAACGCGGGCTCCCTGGACCGCCGTCTGCTCCAGAAGTACGGCAAGGCGACCCCCGAGGCGCTCGTCGAGTCCGCCCTGTGGGAGGCGTCCCTCTTCGAGGAGCACGACTTCCGGGACATCAAGATCTCGGTCAAGCACAACGACCCGGTCGTGATGATCGAGGCGTACCGCCAGCTCGCCGCCCAGTGCGACTACCCGCTCCACCTCGGGGTCACCGAGGCGGGCCCCGCCTTCCAGGGCACCATCAAGTCCGCCGTCGCCTTCGGCGCCCTCCTCTCCCAGGGCATCGGCGACACCATCCGCGTCTCCCTCTCGGCCCCGCCGGTCGAGGAGGTCAAGGTCGGCAACCAGATCCTGGAGTCCCTGAACCTCAAGCAGCGCGGCCTGGAGATCGTCTCCTGCCCCTCCTGCGGCCGCGCCCAGGTCGACGTCTACAAGCTGGCCGAAGAGGTCACCGCCGGCCTCACCGGCATGGAGGTCCCCCTCCGCGTCGCCGTCATGGGCTGCGTCGTCAACGGCCCCGGCGAGGCCCGCGAGGCCGACCTCGGCGTCGCCTCCGGCAACGGCAAGGGCCAGATCTTCGTCAAGGGCGAGGTCATCAAGACCGTCCCCGAGTCCAAGATCGTGGAGACCCTCATCGAGGAGGCCATGAAGCTGGCCGAACAGATGGAGGCGGAGGGAATCGCCTCGGGCGAGCCGTCGGTGTCGGTGGCGGGCTGA
- a CDS encoding GNAT family N-acetyltransferase: protein MLTQTTSRVLEPSDLDAALAVLDRDPVANAFVTSRVQVAGLDPWRLGGEMWGWYEDGMLTSLCYAGANLVPICATPRAVRAFADRARRAGRRCSSIVGPAEATGRLWRLLEPHWGPAREVRAHQPLMVTDRMPADITPDPYVRRIRKDEMDTIMPACVAMFTEEVGVSPMAGDGGLLYQARVAELVGSGRSFARLDEHGKVVFKAEIGAATARACQIQGVWVAPEYRGRGLAAPGMAAVLRYALADVAPVVSLYVNDYNTAARRTYRRVGFQEVGAFTSILF from the coding sequence GTGTTGACCCAGACCACCTCCCGGGTCCTCGAACCGAGCGACCTGGACGCCGCGCTCGCCGTCCTGGACCGCGACCCGGTCGCCAACGCCTTCGTGACCTCCCGCGTCCAGGTCGCCGGCCTCGACCCCTGGCGCCTCGGCGGCGAGATGTGGGGCTGGTACGAGGACGGCATGCTGACCTCCCTGTGCTACGCGGGCGCCAACCTCGTCCCGATCTGCGCCACCCCCCGCGCCGTACGCGCCTTCGCGGACCGCGCCCGCCGGGCCGGCCGCCGCTGCTCCTCGATCGTCGGCCCCGCCGAGGCCACCGGCCGGCTGTGGCGGCTCCTCGAACCCCACTGGGGTCCGGCCCGCGAGGTCCGGGCCCACCAGCCCCTCATGGTCACCGACCGGATGCCCGCCGACATCACCCCGGATCCCTACGTCCGCCGTATCCGCAAGGACGAGATGGACACGATCATGCCGGCGTGCGTGGCCATGTTCACCGAGGAGGTCGGCGTCTCCCCGATGGCCGGCGACGGGGGTCTGCTCTACCAGGCCCGGGTCGCCGAACTCGTCGGGTCCGGCCGTTCCTTCGCCCGTCTCGACGAGCACGGCAAGGTCGTCTTCAAGGCCGAGATCGGCGCCGCGACCGCGCGGGCGTGCCAGATCCAGGGCGTCTGGGTCGCCCCCGAGTACCGGGGCAGGGGCCTGGCCGCACCCGGTATGGCCGCCGTCCTGCGCTACGCGCTCGCGGACGTGGCACCGGTCGTGAGCCTCTACGTGAACGACTACAACACGGCCGCCCGCAGGACCTACCGTCGCGTGGGGTTCCAGGAGGTCGGCGCCTTCACCAGCATCCTCTTCTAG
- a CDS encoding GNAT family N-acetyltransferase, producing MDLVIGPLDLPAHVDEALAVQAVAFGLGPDEVAVRRQIVLRHMTHNGARAYGATTPEGRLVGFVYGMPNDRTHWWSTVVEPYLRAQRNELWLDDSFVITELHVHPAYQNRGAGRALITTITDSAAEPRSILSAIDIESPARALYRSLGYQDLARRVLFPSAPRPYAVMGAPLPLLRG from the coding sequence ATGGACCTCGTCATCGGCCCCTTGGACCTCCCCGCCCACGTGGACGAGGCCCTCGCGGTCCAAGCCGTGGCGTTCGGACTCGGGCCCGACGAGGTGGCCGTCCGGCGGCAGATCGTGCTGCGCCACATGACCCACAACGGCGCGCGGGCCTACGGCGCGACGACCCCCGAGGGCCGCCTCGTGGGCTTCGTCTACGGCATGCCCAACGACCGCACCCACTGGTGGTCCACCGTCGTGGAGCCCTATCTCCGCGCCCAGCGCAACGAACTGTGGCTCGACGACTCCTTCGTCATCACCGAACTCCACGTCCACCCGGCCTACCAGAACCGCGGCGCGGGCCGGGCCCTGATCACCACGATCACCGACAGCGCCGCCGAACCCCGCTCGATCCTCTCCGCGATCGACATCGAGAGCCCGGCCCGCGCCCTCTACCGCTCCCTCGGCTACCAGGACCTGGCCCGCAGGGTCCTCTTCCCCAGCGCGCCCCGCCCGTACGCCGTCATGGGAGCCCCCCTGCCGCTGCTGCGCGGATAA
- the dxr gene encoding 1-deoxy-D-xylulose-5-phosphate reductoisomerase, whose protein sequence is MTDSPAPLADPHLVYDPVAGDGPKDVVVLGSTGSIGTQAIDLVLRNPDRFRVTGLSANGGRVALLAEQARRLGVRTVAVAREDAVPALREALAAEYGTGEPLPEVLAGPDAATQVAASDCHTVLNGITGSIGLAPTLAALEAGRTLALANKESLIVGGPLVKALAKPGQIIPVDSEHAALFQALAAGTRADVRKLVVTASGGPFRGRTKAELAHVTVEDALAHPTWSMGPVITINSATLVNKGLEVIEAHLLYDIPFSRIEVVVHPQSYVHSMVEFTDGSTLAQATPPDMRGPIALGLGWPHRVPDAAPAFDWSTASTWEFFPLDNDAFPSVNLARHVGELAGTAPAVFNAANEECVEAFRRGALPFNGIMETVTRIVEEHGTPRTGTSLTVPDVLEAETWARARARELTARTAEARA, encoded by the coding sequence ATGACCGACAGTCCAGCACCTCTCGCCGACCCGCACCTCGTCTACGATCCCGTCGCGGGCGACGGCCCGAAGGACGTGGTGGTCCTGGGCTCCACCGGGTCGATCGGCACGCAGGCCATCGATCTCGTGCTGCGCAACCCGGACCGCTTCCGCGTCACCGGCCTGTCCGCCAACGGCGGCCGGGTCGCCCTCCTGGCCGAGCAGGCCCGCCGGCTCGGGGTGCGGACCGTCGCGGTGGCCCGCGAGGACGCCGTACCGGCGCTGCGGGAGGCGCTCGCCGCCGAGTACGGCACCGGGGAGCCGCTGCCCGAGGTCCTGGCCGGACCCGACGCGGCCACCCAGGTCGCCGCCTCCGACTGCCACACCGTCCTCAACGGCATCACCGGCTCCATCGGCCTGGCGCCCACCCTCGCCGCCCTGGAGGCCGGCCGCACGCTCGCGCTCGCCAACAAGGAGTCGCTGATCGTCGGCGGCCCGCTGGTGAAGGCGCTCGCCAAGCCCGGCCAGATCATCCCGGTGGACTCCGAGCACGCCGCGCTCTTCCAGGCCCTCGCGGCCGGCACCCGCGCCGACGTCCGCAAGCTCGTGGTCACCGCCTCCGGCGGCCCCTTCCGTGGCCGCACCAAGGCGGAGCTGGCGCACGTCACCGTCGAGGACGCCCTCGCCCACCCCACCTGGTCCATGGGCCCGGTGATCACGATCAACTCCGCGACCCTCGTCAACAAGGGGCTGGAGGTCATCGAGGCACACCTCCTCTACGACATTCCCTTCTCGCGGATTGAGGTGGTCGTGCACCCGCAGTCGTATGTCCACTCGATGGTTGAGTTCACGGACGGATCGACACTGGCCCAGGCGACGCCCCCCGACATGCGCGGGCCCATCGCCCTCGGCCTCGGCTGGCCCCACCGCGTCCCCGACGCGGCCCCCGCCTTCGACTGGAGCACCGCGTCGACCTGGGAGTTCTTCCCGCTCGACAACGACGCCTTCCCCTCGGTGAACCTCGCCCGGCACGTGGGCGAGCTGGCCGGGACGGCACCGGCGGTGTTCAATGCCGCCAACGAGGAGTGCGTCGAGGCGTTCCGCCGGGGCGCGCTGCCCTTCAACGGGATCATGGAGACCGTGACGCGGATCGTCGAGGAACACGGCACCCCGCGCACGGGAACCTCGCTCACCGTGCCGGACGTCCTCGAAGCGGAGACCTGGGCCCGCGCCCGGGCCCGGGAACTGACGGCACGGACGGCGGAGGCCCGCGCATGA